A stretch of Gemmobacter fulvus DNA encodes these proteins:
- a CDS encoding hydantoinase/oxoprolinase family protein: MAYFLGVDTGGTYTDAVIVDEAATQVIGKAKSLTTRGDLALGIGRAVDAALAGAGVAAADISMVSLSTTLATNALVEGQGGRVALIFIGFDAGDLERGGLTEALGGDPVLRLAGGHEHSGSETAPLDLAALEAEAARLGPEVMGFAVASRFATRNPAHEVAARDLIRRVTGRPVTCSHELSANLNGPKRALTAVLNARLIGMIDRLVAACERHLAALGIAAPLMVVRGDGALISAAMVRERPIETILSGPAASIVGARWLTGAPDALVSDIGGTTTDVALLRDGLPEIDPEGARVGGFRTMVEAVAMRTTGLGGDSEVHLITSGLEGGLRLGPRRLIPVALLAVDHPDMVHMALDRALSTEVAGEFDGRFVIPMGGNPGGLSAREAALLARITTPMPLAQPITSRLEVAAMERLVARGLVMIAGVTPSDASHVLGRLGDWDAQAAEKAVRLLGRRRTGKGERFATDPLVLAQKVVDQLTTQTVDCLLEAAFAEDPAFAGEPPEVLARHVLAQRGIAGHRGVVQATLRLGVPVIGLGASAPAYYGAVGDRLGAEMILPEHAGVANAIGAVVGQVSQRARGIVTSPGEGRFVAHLATGNQMFASRDAALDALEAALTEEATERARRAGAADLRITPERNIREAEIEGRVMFVEASISVTATGRPRIAHDRGVA; this comes from the coding sequence ATGGCATATTTCCTCGGGGTGGATACGGGCGGCACCTATACCGATGCGGTGATCGTGGATGAGGCCGCGACGCAGGTGATCGGCAAGGCAAAATCGCTGACCACGCGCGGCGATCTGGCGCTGGGCATCGGGCGGGCGGTGGATGCCGCACTGGCCGGGGCCGGGGTGGCGGCCGCCGACATCTCGATGGTGTCGCTGTCCACCACACTGGCCACCAATGCGCTGGTCGAGGGGCAGGGCGGGCGGGTTGCGCTGATCTTCATCGGCTTCGATGCGGGCGATCTGGAGCGTGGCGGTCTGACCGAGGCGCTGGGCGGCGATCCGGTGCTGCGGCTGGCCGGGGGGCACGAACATTCCGGCAGCGAAACTGCGCCGCTGGATCTGGCGGCGCTGGAGGCCGAGGCGGCGCGGCTTGGGCCGGAGGTGATGGGGTTTGCCGTGGCCAGCCGGTTTGCCACCCGCAACCCGGCGCATGAGGTGGCGGCGCGCGATCTGATCCGCCGGGTGACGGGGCGGCCCGTCACCTGTTCGCACGAGCTTTCGGCCAATCTCAACGGGCCGAAGCGGGCGCTGACAGCGGTGCTGAATGCGCGGCTGATCGGCATGATCGACCGGCTGGTTGCGGCCTGCGAACGGCATCTGGCGGCTTTGGGCATTGCTGCGCCGCTGATGGTGGTGCGCGGCGACGGCGCGCTGATTTCGGCGGCCATGGTGCGCGAGCGTCCGATTGAAACCATCCTGTCGGGCCCGGCTGCCTCGATCGTGGGGGCGCGCTGGCTGACCGGGGCGCCCGATGCGCTGGTGTCTGACATCGGCGGCACCACCACCGATGTGGCGCTGCTGCGCGATGGGTTGCCCGAGATCGACCCTGAGGGCGCGCGGGTCGGTGGCTTCCGCACCATGGTCGAGGCGGTGGCAATGCGCACCACCGGGCTGGGCGGCGATTCCGAGGTGCATCTGATCACGTCGGGGCTGGAGGGCGGGCTGCGGCTTGGCCCGCGCCGCCTGATCCCGGTGGCGCTGCTGGCGGTGGACCATCCCGACATGGTGCATATGGCGCTGGACCGCGCATTGTCGACCGAGGTGGCGGGCGAATTTGACGGGCGGTTTGTCATTCCGATGGGCGGCAATCCGGGGGGGCTGTCGGCGCGCGAAGCGGCGCTGCTGGCGCGGATCACCACGCCGATGCCGCTGGCCCAGCCGATCACCTCGCGGCTGGAAGTGGCAGCGATGGAGCGGCTGGTGGCGCGCGGGCTGGTGATGATCGCGGGGGTGACGCCTTCGGATGCCAGCCATGTGCTCGGGCGGCTGGGCGATTGGGATGCGCAGGCGGCGGAAAAGGCGGTGCGCCTGCTGGGGCGGCGGCGCACCGGCAAGGGCGAGCGGTTTGCGACCGATCCATTGGTGCTGGCGCAAAAGGTGGTGGACCAGCTGACCACGCAGACGGTGGATTGCCTGCTGGAGGCCGCCTTTGCCGAAGATCCGGCCTTTGCAGGCGAGCCGCCCGAGGTGCTGGCCCGGCATGTTCTGGCGCAGCGCGGCATCGCCGGGCATCGCGGCGTGGTGCAGGCCACGCTGCGGCTCGGGGTGCCGGTGATCGGGCTGGGGGCTTCGGCTCCCGCCTATTACGGCGCGGTAGGTGATCGGCTGGGGGCAGAGATGATCCTGCCCGAACATGCGGGCGTCGCCAATGCCATCGGCGCGGTGGTAGGGCAGGTCAGCCAGCGCGCGCGCGGCATCGTCACCAGCCCCGGCGAGGGGCGCTTTGTGGCGCATCTGGCCACGGGCAACCAGATGTTTGCCAGCCGCGATGCCGCACTGGACGCGCTGGA